From the genome of Vigna angularis cultivar LongXiaoDou No.4 chromosome 11, ASM1680809v1, whole genome shotgun sequence, one region includes:
- the LOC108333480 gene encoding protein RICE SALT SENSITIVE 3 isoform X1, translating into MVGSGASDRSKEAVGMMALHEALKRVCLNSDWTYSVFWTIRPRPRVRGGNGCKVGDDNGSLMLMWEDGFCRGSVDGEDPVRKAFSKMSIQLYNYGEGLMGKVASDKCHKWVFKEPTECEPNISNYWQSSFDALPPEWTDQFESGIQTIAVIQAGHGLLQLGSCKIIPEDLHFVLRMRHTFESLGYQSGFYLSQLFSSTRNTSSSTSVPSKPSTIPVRPPPLFNWGQRPLTSATSMLSSPNFQQHAARLGFPKDEANMFLIPHASSESARVEDMMGEHENDIKWPNGLSFFNALTGRTDDAKLLFNPDTLGNKPGDQTQHHPLTQNPNSDASNMQNASASNPNEFLSLDNNQDDARKMDKFKRSFTLPARVASSSSSTSMDHHQTQGVQFRNSEGAMYPDVMETFLE; encoded by the exons atggtGGGCTCAGGAGCATCAGATAGGAGCAAAGAAGCTGTTGGGATGATGGCCCTTCATGAGGCCCTCAAAAGGGTGTGTCTCAACTCAGACTGGACTTACTCTGTCTTCTGGACCATTCGTCCTCGCCC GAGAGTTCGAGGTGGTAATGGCTGCAAGGTTGGAGATGACAACGGTAGCTT GATGTTGATGTGGGAAGATGGTTTCTGCCGAGGAAGTGTTGATGGAGAGGATCCTGTCAGAAAGGCCTTCAGCAAAATGTCCATTCAGTTGTATAATTATGGAGAAGG GTTGATGGGGAAAGTTGCATCTGATAAGTGCCACAAGTGGGTATTTAAAGAGCCTACAGAATGTGAACCGAATATCTCCAACTATTGGCAGAGTTCATTTGATGCT CTTCCTCCTGAGTGGACAGACCAGTTTGAGTCAGGCATTCAG ACCATTGCTGTAATTCAAGCTGGGCATGGCCTTCTCCAACTTGGTTCTTGCAAGATT ATTCCAGAAGACCTTCATTTTGTGCTTAGAATGAGACACACTTTTGAATCCCTTGGCTACCAATCTGGTTTCTACCTCTCCCAACTCTTTTCTTCAACAAGAAACACTTCCTCTTCTACTTCTGTTCCTTCAAAACCATCTACCATTCCAGTTAGGCCACCTCCACTATTCAACTGGGGTCAGAGGCCACTCACTTCTGCCACCTCCATGCTATCTTCACCCAATTTTCAACAACATGCAGCTAGACTTGGGTTCCCTAAAGATGAGGCAAACATGTTTCTGATTCCTCATGCATCATCTGAGAGTGCAAGAGTGGAGGACATGATGGGGGAGCATGAAAACGACATAAAATGGCCCAATGGCTTGTCTTTCTTCAATGCTCTCACCGGAAGAACAGATGATGCTAAGCTGTTGTTCAACCCTGATACCTTGGGGAACAAACCAGGTGATCAAACTCAGCATCACCCTCTTACTCAAAATCCCAATTCAGATGCCTCCAACATGCAGAATGCCAGTGCAAGCAACCCAAATGAGTTCTTGAGCTTGGATAACAACCAAGATGATGCAAGAAAAATGGACAAGTTCAAGAGAAGCTTCACTCTACCTGCAAGAGTGgcctcatcatcttcatccacttCAATGGATCACCATCAAACACAAGGTGTGCAGTTTAGGAATTCAGAAGGAGCTATGTACCCGGATGTCATGGAAACCTTTTTGGAGTGA
- the LOC108333480 gene encoding protein RICE SALT SENSITIVE 3 isoform X2, producing MLMWEDGFCRGSVDGEDPVRKAFSKMSIQLYNYGEGLMGKVASDKCHKWVFKEPTECEPNISNYWQSSFDALPPEWTDQFESGIQTIAVIQAGHGLLQLGSCKIIPEDLHFVLRMRHTFESLGYQSGFYLSQLFSSTRNTSSSTSVPSKPSTIPVRPPPLFNWGQRPLTSATSMLSSPNFQQHAARLGFPKDEANMFLIPHASSESARVEDMMGEHENDIKWPNGLSFFNALTGRTDDAKLLFNPDTLGNKPGDQTQHHPLTQNPNSDASNMQNASASNPNEFLSLDNNQDDARKMDKFKRSFTLPARVASSSSSTSMDHHQTQGVQFRNSEGAMYPDVMETFLE from the exons ATGTTGATGTGGGAAGATGGTTTCTGCCGAGGAAGTGTTGATGGAGAGGATCCTGTCAGAAAGGCCTTCAGCAAAATGTCCATTCAGTTGTATAATTATGGAGAAGG GTTGATGGGGAAAGTTGCATCTGATAAGTGCCACAAGTGGGTATTTAAAGAGCCTACAGAATGTGAACCGAATATCTCCAACTATTGGCAGAGTTCATTTGATGCT CTTCCTCCTGAGTGGACAGACCAGTTTGAGTCAGGCATTCAG ACCATTGCTGTAATTCAAGCTGGGCATGGCCTTCTCCAACTTGGTTCTTGCAAGATT ATTCCAGAAGACCTTCATTTTGTGCTTAGAATGAGACACACTTTTGAATCCCTTGGCTACCAATCTGGTTTCTACCTCTCCCAACTCTTTTCTTCAACAAGAAACACTTCCTCTTCTACTTCTGTTCCTTCAAAACCATCTACCATTCCAGTTAGGCCACCTCCACTATTCAACTGGGGTCAGAGGCCACTCACTTCTGCCACCTCCATGCTATCTTCACCCAATTTTCAACAACATGCAGCTAGACTTGGGTTCCCTAAAGATGAGGCAAACATGTTTCTGATTCCTCATGCATCATCTGAGAGTGCAAGAGTGGAGGACATGATGGGGGAGCATGAAAACGACATAAAATGGCCCAATGGCTTGTCTTTCTTCAATGCTCTCACCGGAAGAACAGATGATGCTAAGCTGTTGTTCAACCCTGATACCTTGGGGAACAAACCAGGTGATCAAACTCAGCATCACCCTCTTACTCAAAATCCCAATTCAGATGCCTCCAACATGCAGAATGCCAGTGCAAGCAACCCAAATGAGTTCTTGAGCTTGGATAACAACCAAGATGATGCAAGAAAAATGGACAAGTTCAAGAGAAGCTTCACTCTACCTGCAAGAGTGgcctcatcatcttcatccacttCAATGGATCACCATCAAACACAAGGTGTGCAGTTTAGGAATTCAGAAGGAGCTATGTACCCGGATGTCATGGAAACCTTTTTGGAGTGA
- the LOC108333480 gene encoding protein RICE SALT SENSITIVE 3 isoform X3, translating to MGKVASDKCHKWVFKEPTECEPNISNYWQSSFDALPPEWTDQFESGIQTIAVIQAGHGLLQLGSCKIIPEDLHFVLRMRHTFESLGYQSGFYLSQLFSSTRNTSSSTSVPSKPSTIPVRPPPLFNWGQRPLTSATSMLSSPNFQQHAARLGFPKDEANMFLIPHASSESARVEDMMGEHENDIKWPNGLSFFNALTGRTDDAKLLFNPDTLGNKPGDQTQHHPLTQNPNSDASNMQNASASNPNEFLSLDNNQDDARKMDKFKRSFTLPARVASSSSSTSMDHHQTQGVQFRNSEGAMYPDVMETFLE from the exons ATGGGGAAAGTTGCATCTGATAAGTGCCACAAGTGGGTATTTAAAGAGCCTACAGAATGTGAACCGAATATCTCCAACTATTGGCAGAGTTCATTTGATGCT CTTCCTCCTGAGTGGACAGACCAGTTTGAGTCAGGCATTCAG ACCATTGCTGTAATTCAAGCTGGGCATGGCCTTCTCCAACTTGGTTCTTGCAAGATT ATTCCAGAAGACCTTCATTTTGTGCTTAGAATGAGACACACTTTTGAATCCCTTGGCTACCAATCTGGTTTCTACCTCTCCCAACTCTTTTCTTCAACAAGAAACACTTCCTCTTCTACTTCTGTTCCTTCAAAACCATCTACCATTCCAGTTAGGCCACCTCCACTATTCAACTGGGGTCAGAGGCCACTCACTTCTGCCACCTCCATGCTATCTTCACCCAATTTTCAACAACATGCAGCTAGACTTGGGTTCCCTAAAGATGAGGCAAACATGTTTCTGATTCCTCATGCATCATCTGAGAGTGCAAGAGTGGAGGACATGATGGGGGAGCATGAAAACGACATAAAATGGCCCAATGGCTTGTCTTTCTTCAATGCTCTCACCGGAAGAACAGATGATGCTAAGCTGTTGTTCAACCCTGATACCTTGGGGAACAAACCAGGTGATCAAACTCAGCATCACCCTCTTACTCAAAATCCCAATTCAGATGCCTCCAACATGCAGAATGCCAGTGCAAGCAACCCAAATGAGTTCTTGAGCTTGGATAACAACCAAGATGATGCAAGAAAAATGGACAAGTTCAAGAGAAGCTTCACTCTACCTGCAAGAGTGgcctcatcatcttcatccacttCAATGGATCACCATCAAACACAAGGTGTGCAGTTTAGGAATTCAGAAGGAGCTATGTACCCGGATGTCATGGAAACCTTTTTGGAGTGA
- the LOC108333750 gene encoding probable ribose-5-phosphate isomerase 1, with translation MWRDADLLLSSSSRSPFVIFTQDDLKKIVAYKAVEYVKFGMVLGLGTSSNAKHAVNRIGELLLQGKLKDIVGIPTSKITHEQALSLGIPLSDLDSHPVVNLAIDGADEVDPFLNLFKGRSGSLLREKMVKNTCKKFIVIVDGYNLVNYIGGVDWPCPLRLRKLFEEAGCVAKLRTFGEKEEPYVTDNVNFIVDLYFKRSRRFEGC, from the coding sequence ATGTGGAGAGACGCCGACCTTCTCCTCTCTTCCTCCTCTCGCTCCCCCTTCGTCATATTCACCCAAGATGACCTTAAGAAGATCGTCGCCTACAAGGCCGTCGAGTACGTCAAATTCGGCATGGTTCTCGGCCTTGGCACTAGCTCCAATGCCAAGCATGCCGTCAACCGCATCGGCGAGCTTCTCCTCCAGGGCAAGCTCAAAGACATCGTTGGAATACCCACCTCCAAGATAACCCACGAACAGGCACTCTCTCTCGGGATCCCTTTGTCTGATCTCGACTCCCACCCTGTTGTCAATCTGGCCATTGACGGCGCTGACGAGGTTGACCCCTTTCTCAACCTTTTCAAGGGTCGCAGTGGCTCCCTCTTGAGGGAGAAGATGGTGAAGAACACGTGTAAGAAGTTTATTGTCATTGTTGATGGGTACAATCTTGTGAACTATATAGGGGGAGTGGATTGGCCATGCCCGTTGAGGTTGCGGAAGCTGTTTGAGGAGGCTGGGTGTGTTGCCAAGCTTAGGACTTTTGGGGAGAAGGAGGAACCCTATGTAACGGATAATGTGAACTTCATTGTGGATTTGTATTTCAAGAGGAGTAGGCGATTTGAAGGTTGCTAG